One segment of Carya illinoinensis cultivar Pawnee chromosome 13, C.illinoinensisPawnee_v1, whole genome shotgun sequence DNA contains the following:
- the LOC122291649 gene encoding TATA-box-binding protein, protein MADQGGLEGSQPVDLKKHPSGIVPTLQNIVSTVNLDCKLDLKAIALQARNAEYNPKRFAAVIMRIREPKTTALIFASGKMVCTGAKSEQQSKLAARKYARIIQKLGFPAKFKDFKIQNIVGSCDVKFPIRLEGLAYSHGAFSSYEPELFPGLIYRMKQPKIVLLIFVSGKIVLTGAKVRDETYTAFENIYPVLTEFRKNQQ, encoded by the exons ATGGCGGATCAAGGAGGCTTGGAAGGAAGCCAACCCGTAGATCTTAAGAAGCATCCTTCTGGGATCGTCCCTACCCTCCA GAATATTGTGTCAACAGTCAATTTGGATTGCAAGTTGGATCTTAAGGCCATTGCACTTCAAGCTCGTAATGCAGAATACAATCCCAAG CGGTTTGCTGCCGTAATTATGAGGATAAGGGAACCAAAAACCACAGCCTTAATTTTTGCTTCTGGAAAGATG GTTTGTACTGGAGCTAAGAGTGAACAACAGTCAAAGTTAGCTGCACGGAAG TATGCTCGTATTATTCAGAAGCTTGGTTTTCCAGCTAAGTTCAAG GATTTCAAGATTCAGAACATTGTCGGTTCTTGTGATGTTAAATTCCCCATCAGGCTTGAAGGCCTTGCATATTCCCATGGTGCCTTTTCAAGT TATGAACCAGAGCTGTTCCCAGGGTTGATCTATCGGATGAAACAACCGAAAATTGTGCTGCTTATTTTTGTGTCAGGAAAGATTGTTCTTACAGGAGCTAAG GTGAGGGACGAGACCTATACAGCCTTTGAGAACATATATCCTGTCCTTACAGAGTTCAGGAAAAACCAGCAATG A